In Silene latifolia isolate original U9 population chromosome X, ASM4854445v1, whole genome shotgun sequence, the following proteins share a genomic window:
- the LOC141616948 gene encoding uncharacterized protein LOC141616948: MIKFKLTENILAQADPEFAKFLLALGNETLQSKESEYISLPDGMVRDPEYASLDPICELATLMFPELDFDTFDSEIFTTRAILTPLNDDVDAINNVLIEKFPSQAITYKSHDSMQDDNCAVYPAEFINKLNLGGVSPHELILKENRPVILLWNLQPSFGLCNGTRMICKRFLPNSIECIIMVGHHKGEHIFMPRIKLRPSTTAKYPFQFQRNQFPLKLSFAMTINKCQVQTLSQVAVYLPRPCFCHGQLYVALSRARKSSQVTVIATPGPEGVPPAFVKNVVSYDALSFAGIA; the protein is encoded by the coding sequence ATGATCAAATTTAAACTGACTGAGAATATACTTGCGCAAGCTGACCCTGAATTTGCAAAATTTCTGCTTGCGCTGGGTAACGAAACATTACAATCCAAAGAATCCGAGTATATCAGCCTCCCAGATGGGATGGTCAGGGACCCGGAGTACGCCAGCCTAGACCCTATATGCGAACTCGCAACACTCATGTTTCCAGAATTAGATTTTGATACATTTGATTCTGAAATCTTTACAACCAGAGCAATACTAACCCCGCTAAACGACGACGTGGACGCAATTAACAATGTCCTAATCGAAAAGTTCCCCAGCCAGGCGATCACCTACAAAAGCCACGATTCAATGCAAGATGACAACTGTGCGGTCTACCCTGCAGAGTTCATCAACAAACTTAACCTTGGTGGAGTGAGTCCTCATGAGCTCATTTTAAAGGAAAACCGCCCTGTCATTCTTCTCTGGAATCTCCAACCATCATTTGGCCTCTGTAATGGCACCCGAATGATTTGCAAGAGGTTTTTACCAAACTCAATAGAATGCATTATTATGGTTGGCCATCACAAAGGAGAACACATTTTCATGCCAAGAATCAAGCTCAGGCCATCAACTAcagcaaaatacccttttcagTTTCAGAGGAATCAGTTTCCTTTAAAGCTAAGTTTTGCAATGACCATCAACAAATGCCAAGTCCAGACATTAAGTCAGGTCGCTGTATACCTTCCACGACCATGCTTCTGTCATGGGCAGCTATATGTTGCATTATCTAGAGCTCGCAAATCAAGCCAAGTGACTGTGATCGCAACACCAGGGCCTGAGGGAGTTCCGCCGGCTTTTGTAAAGAATGTCGTCTCTTACGATGCGCTTTCTTTTGCAGGAATCGCCTAA